In Crinalium epipsammum PCC 9333, the genomic window ACCATGTTTAGCTTTCTCCAAAGCATTTAAATTTATATCAGTACCAATAAGATAAAGGTTCCAGCTTTCCCAGTCAGGAATTAGCTGTGTGAGCATAATAGCTAAGGAATATGGCTCTTCACCAGTTGAGCAACCAGCACTCCAAATCCGTAAAGTAGGTTTGGATTCACCATTTAAAACTTGTTTTTTCCTTTTCTGCTCAATCAATTCTGGAATTAATTTATTTCGCAATAATGAAAACTGTCCTTCATCTCGAAAAAAGTAAGTTTCAGTAGTTGTTAACAGTAAAGCTAATTGTCGCCACTCATGATAACTCTGCTCATTTTCAGCATTTAGTAGCTGATAATAAGCTTCTGCGTTAAGTAGCTTCAATGCTTTAACTCGAAATTCAATTTTATGCCCTAAACTAATTTGATCCTGCTGACGAATTTGCCAACCAGCTTGAGTAACAAGCAATTGTAGAAAACGTTGTAATAAATTATCATTCATATTTTAAAGATAGAGAGGGGAGAGGAGAGGGGAAATTTTATCTAGTTCTCAGGTCTAAATTACTATTCTCAGGTTGAATCTGAGAATAAGGCTGGAAACAGGTACAACTTAGGCTAAAATTTATAATTAAAATATTAATTTTGGTTTAAAGGAATTTCGATCACAAATGCTGCTCCTTTTCCTAATTCTGACTCACATCTTAAAATTCCATGATGTTTTTCAATAATTTGATAGCTGATTGATAGCCCTAAACCAGTTCCCTTACCTACAGGTTTAGTAGTAAAAAACGGATCAAACAAACGTTTTAATACATCTGGGGGCATTCCTGAGCCATTATCAGCAATGCGAATAATCACGGTTTTACCATCATCAGACATTTCTGTACGAATGCGAATTGTCGGTTGGGGTGGTTTAACTTCGCTAGTTTCTAAGGCATCAATGCCATTGCTAATAATATTCATAAATACTTGATTAAGCTGACTAGGATAGCAGTCAACTAAAGGCAATTTTCCGTACTCTTTAATTATTTCAACTCCCCGATAGTTAGCATTTGCTTTCAAACGGTTGTGCAGAATTAATAAAGTACTGTCAATTCCTTCATGTATATCAACTGGTTTCATGTCAGCTTCATCTAAGCGGGAGAAGTTCCGCAAAGATAAGACAATTTGACGAATGCGGTCAGCCCCTACTTGCATTGAGCTTAGTAGTTTTGGTAAATCATCAATCAGAAAATCTAGGTCAACTTCTTCTGCTTGGTCTTCAATTTCTGGATCGGGGTTAGGATAATGCTTACGATACAGTTCGATTAAATCTAGCAAATCACGGATGTAGGTACTGGTGTGAGTAAGATTACCTGTAATGAAGTTGACAGGGTTATTAATTTCGTGGGCAATACCAGCGACCATTTGACCCAAACCGGACATTTTTTCACTTTGAATTAAACGCGATTCTGTTTGCTTGAGTTCGTTCATTGCTTGCTCAAGCTGGCTAGTTTGGCTTTGAGCGGCTAGGGCAGCAGCGCGACTTTGGGCGTATACTTCTGCTTGGTCAATAGCGATCGCAACTTGGTCTACTACAGCTTGTAGTAAATCTACTTCATTATCACTCCAAGGTCGTTGACCATTGCCATGAGTACAAATAATAGCTCCTCTTTGACCAGCATGAGGAGTTTCTAACGGTAGCAATAGTGCTGAAGTTATACCCAAATTACTTAGTAAGGCTTTGGCTTCAGCATCCAGGTTAGTGTCATCAGCAACATCATCAACCCGCATAACCTGAAGGTTTTGAATTTTATGGGCTAATGGAGCAAGTTTTTGTGGCATAGCTTCTGCTAATTTACTCCGCAAAGTGGGACTTGCTTTAGCTTCGTGAGTCACCATCAAGCTAGGCTGAGTAGGATGGGAGAAAAACCACAAATATTGGCATAAGTCTATTTGTAATAAACTGCGAATCTCATTAACCGCCGTACCTAAAATAGTATCGAGGTCTAAAGATTTGCGAATTTGACTTGCTAACCTAAACAGTAAAGCTTCTCGCCGTGATGATAATGCTTCTCTTGCCCAAAAACGGTCAATTGCCACGCCAAAAGCGTGAGCCATCCAACCCAACATATCAATTACGGCTTCGTTAAAGTTTTGCTGCATAACTACAGCAATTACACCTACCAGTTTTTCTTCCACAATTAAAGGAGCACTGGCTAAATAAATATCAGGTATTACTAAACAACTTTCTGCTACTTCACCGTTATATACACGACTTTCCAACCCTCCCTTAAACCGTTGACCGCTATCTTGGGTCAGATAAATTTGCTGCGTTTGAGCTACAAAACCCACCATTGAACCTTCTAGGGGGATGCGGGGATGAGAGGATATTTGACGACCAGCAACCCAATTGCCGATTTCCTCTTGACCAGCGTAGGCTTGCAAGTCTAGGGTGTTTGAGCCTGGGTTATATGTCCAGATACCAACAAATTCTGCTTCTAAGTGCTGCACCATTGCTTCGCTGCAACGATGCAGAGTTTCAGTTAAGGTTGTCCCACCTTGTCCCAAGGTAGCACCAACTTCAGCCTCTAAGGTAGATATGCGCGATCGCTCTAGTAAAGATTCCTCAGATTTTTTCGCAATTGTAATATCACGGAAGTAGACAGATAAACCGTCTTTATAAGGATAAACTCGCACCTCTAACCAAGCTTCTAATTCTGTATAAAATGCTTCAAAGTGAACTGTTACATTCCTTGTAACTGCTCGATGTAATTCTCGATCAAATTTAGAATTAATTAATTCTGGGAATTCTTCCCAAATAGACTTTCCTATTAATTCTTCTTTAGTTTTAAATAATAATTGCTCGGCATGAGAATTTAAATAACTAAACCGCCACTGATGATCCAACACATAAAAAGCATCTGTAATTCCTTCTAATATATTGGCAGTTCGGTTGCGTTCTGCTTCAGCTTCAGCCCGTGCTGCTTGCTCTCGCTGCAACAGTTGTACGCGCTCCTCTTCTGCCCGTTTGCGTTCAGTTATATCTGTTTGAATACCAATAAAATATAATAAATTTTCTTGGTCTGAAAATACAGGAGATATTTTTAATTCATTCCAAAATGGTTGACCATCTTTACGATAGTTCAGCAGCGTTACTTGTACAGGTTCTTTTTTAGAAATAGCCTCACGAATCAATTCAATTGCTTGGGGATCTGTTTCCTTTCCTTGTAAACAACGGCAATTTTCACCTAAAATATCCTGGGCTGTATACCCAGTAATTTTAGTAAACGCCGGATTTATGTAGATAATCGGATTGTTGGGTTGATGAGGGTCAGTAATTATAATGCCATCAGAAACCGAGATTACAGCTTGCCCTAGCTGCAAGTTTTCTCCAGCAGCTTGACGCAGTACCTCTTCATACCGCTCACGTTCAGCGACTTCATCTAGCTCAGAGGCTTGACTATCTTCGCCCTTAACTGTCTCGCTATAGTTAGGAAAGAACATTCTTAAACCTGGTTCTGCAAGTAAGTTATCTAAATTTTCCTCTCTGCGTCGCTCATCTCCGTAAGATACCATCAAGTTAATTTCCATTTAAGTATGGCAATTTTTAATATACAAAATTAATGAGACTAAGTGTTGATAAGTAATATTTCCAATTATCCGACCAATTTCAGTACTGAATTTTGGTGCTATGTCTAGTTTACAAAAAATACCAGTTCAGCACTTAATTATATATTTTTCCAGTACCGAGTTAAATAAAAAGCAAACTTGTCTGGGTAGGATACGATTTGATATATTAGCGCCCCTGCTATCTCCAAGCTGAACTGAACATTTTTTGCATCTACAAAAAAATGTAATAATTTAACTAACTTGAGTAGCACTCTAGATTAATTAAATGGCTGTAAGCAAGTTTTTATTTTAATTATCAGCCAATTTTTCGCTTTACAACTCAAAGTATTAGTAATAAATACTTAGCTAAGGAGAGTAATTGGCGATCGCTGAAATTTACTTGCTGTCCCTGATATAAAAAATGCCCAAAGCTTTAAGCCTGCCAACATCTAGCTTTTAATTTTTAATAATAAAACTTCCGCAGAAAGCTTTTGTGACCATCTTGGTTACACTGCCTAATTCTACATATTATAACACAATTTACCACAAATAAATGTAGTGTGGGCAAGATGCCCGCGAGACATTAACTTAAATTAATACAATTGTTTAAATAATGAGTTTCTTGTCAATAAATTATGTATATAATTTGCTTAAGCGGCTAGTCTATTTACCTAAAGATAAAGTTTTACAACGTATCGCTAAGATGTCATTAGGTAAATAAATATAAGTGAGCGTTAATTTCTAATCTAATCAGGGAACTATTTTAGAGAGTAGTTTTAAGCACACAGCAATAAAAACACTTGTGTCAATAATCCTGCAATTTAATCTAAGAGTGAGGTAAAAATGTCTGCAAGTGTAAGTACTACACAGACAATCTTGGCAGTCGATGACAGCACAGTTATGCAAGAAATGATTAAACGGGCGCTAAAAGGCGAGTATCGAGTTTTAGTTGCTGATAATGCTGTAGATGCCTTGGCTTTGATTTACCACCAGCCGATATCAGTTTTGCTACTAGATGTTTCCATGCCAGGGGTTGATGGTTTGGAACTTTGTCGCACGTTGCGTAGCTTGCCTCAATTTAGCGAGTTACCAATTGTCATGCTTACTGCCAGAGATGGCGCGTTTGATAGGGTGCAAGGACGACTTGCAGGCGCGACGGAGTACCTGACTAAACCTTTTGATGCTGAACAACTGCGTCAAGTAGTGAAAAATTTTATCACTTCGAGTTGTTCTAGTTGAGTTTTTACTCAATTTAAAAATAATCTCTATAAAATTAAGCATTTGTGGCATAAAGTACTACAACAAACCGAATACGCGCACTCCAAAGGCGCACTCCAGCCAATTTCAACAAATTATGAATTTGTGGAAGAAAGTGGCATTCGTTTCTTGGTGCGGGTTGTATCCAATCTTGAGCGCAAACATCAAGCAAAACAGCAGAATGCTAATGTGATTAAGGGTAAGGATTTTAATCCGTTTTTACCTTATGAGCAAGATTTATTTGTCACAGATATTTCTGATACGCATATCTGTTTATTGAACAAGTTTAATATAGTAGATCATCATCTGTTGCTAGTTACACGACAGTTTGAGGAGCAGGAAAGCTTACTTACACAGCAAGATTTTGAGGCAATGTGGATAACGCTTGCTGAAATTGATGGTTTAGTCTTTT contains:
- a CDS encoding PAS domain-containing protein; its protein translation is MVSYGDERRREENLDNLLAEPGLRMFFPNYSETVKGEDSQASELDEVAERERYEEVLRQAAGENLQLGQAVISVSDGIIITDPHQPNNPIIYINPAFTKITGYTAQDILGENCRCLQGKETDPQAIELIREAISKKEPVQVTLLNYRKDGQPFWNELKISPVFSDQENLLYFIGIQTDITERKRAEEERVQLLQREQAARAEAEAERNRTANILEGITDAFYVLDHQWRFSYLNSHAEQLLFKTKEELIGKSIWEEFPELINSKFDRELHRAVTRNVTVHFEAFYTELEAWLEVRVYPYKDGLSVYFRDITIAKKSEESLLERSRISTLEAEVGATLGQGGTTLTETLHRCSEAMVQHLEAEFVGIWTYNPGSNTLDLQAYAGQEEIGNWVAGRQISSHPRIPLEGSMVGFVAQTQQIYLTQDSGQRFKGGLESRVYNGEVAESCLVIPDIYLASAPLIVEEKLVGVIAVVMQQNFNEAVIDMLGWMAHAFGVAIDRFWAREALSSRREALLFRLASQIRKSLDLDTILGTAVNEIRSLLQIDLCQYLWFFSHPTQPSLMVTHEAKASPTLRSKLAEAMPQKLAPLAHKIQNLQVMRVDDVADDTNLDAEAKALLSNLGITSALLLPLETPHAGQRGAIICTHGNGQRPWSDNEVDLLQAVVDQVAIAIDQAEVYAQSRAAALAAQSQTSQLEQAMNELKQTESRLIQSEKMSGLGQMVAGIAHEINNPVNFITGNLTHTSTYIRDLLDLIELYRKHYPNPDPEIEDQAEEVDLDFLIDDLPKLLSSMQVGADRIRQIVLSLRNFSRLDEADMKPVDIHEGIDSTLLILHNRLKANANYRGVEIIKEYGKLPLVDCYPSQLNQVFMNIISNGIDALETSEVKPPQPTIRIRTEMSDDGKTVIIRIADNGSGMPPDVLKRLFDPFFTTKPVGKGTGLGLSISYQIIEKHHGILRCESELGKGAAFVIEIPLNQN
- a CDS encoding response regulator, encoding MSASVSTTQTILAVDDSTVMQEMIKRALKGEYRVLVADNAVDALALIYHQPISVLLLDVSMPGVDGLELCRTLRSLPQFSELPIVMLTARDGAFDRVQGRLAGATEYLTKPFDAEQLRQVVKNFITSSCSS